GTTCAATCCAAAGCTACACACTTTTCTTGTGCAACTATCAAGTCCTATGCCAATAAGTAGGGctcaccttggtttaagtgctTGAAGAATATATTGAGTTGAATTTGCAGGAAGGGTATGTAATCGATCATATGGACTCCTGCCACTAGCTCCACTGCAAGGTTTCAAATAGCATGTCACGATATAATAATCACACCAATTCGGAGCTACATAAATAACATTAACACAATACTTATCATTTCACAGGAGCAAAGGACTAAAGCTTCTACTCATAACACATGTACTACCGATGATTTACCTTTGTTTTGAGCTTGAGGAAAGTGATGAATAATCTGAGACAATTGCCTCCGAAAATGTGGGAACACCAGTAACTTCTCCATCAAACTTATGCAGTGGAAAATGGAGCAGAATGACAGGACCTGACCCTGATTTCATGCTGTTTTGCCTCCAACTAATGTCAGTGAAACTTTCTCTTTTTTCACAACCCAAAGGGTAATATTCTGCTTCATTCACCCTTTCACTTTGGAAATGATGGTTTTCCCTCTCCATAAACTTCTCAACGCCAAACCGCAAGGCATTGTTGCCACAGAGCAGTGCAACCGCATTTAGCGATACAAAAGTTACATTACTAATCTCAAAAGCACCACAACCACTTGAATCCAATCCTGGCAAATGCTTGGCCCTGCGGTGCACAAATTTTCCCTCCAAAGTGGCACAAGTGCCAACATCTTTGTCGCCTAATGCAATATGAAGAGGAAGACTAGTATAACGCCCCAATATCCCCTCAAACTGTTCTATAACAGATATCCATTTGTGCTCCATTACCATTGAACCCTTTGCTGAGATGTCCCCAAGGACTACCATCATATCCGGCTTCAAAGTTTGAATAGAATTCTAGCGAAAACATAACAAAGCAAATGAAACTTTTGCACATAGCAATTACCAAAAGATTCAATACTACTCATCCAAAAGTCCATAAATCGTCACGTTACACAAGCTTTGAACTTTGGTGATAAATAACCCAGATCCCTAATCTAGTACATTCCTTCAAAACTAAAAAGTAGCACCCGTTGAGATTAGACCGACAGATAGGGCAATTTTTCAAAGTTAACGAGTAATGACCAGCTAGACAGAATGTTATTGATCAAAATTTCTCTAAATCAAGTGCAATAATAAATGCACCCGTTAAATGACCACATATCGAAAGATCCAACTACAccatactccctctgattgcaaatggaggtcgttttagcctcctcaactattctctaaatataagttattctcgaactttatgcattttttctcttttgttcccgtcttgcacttgtttaataaatgctacaattctcacaaatgaatgagttatcttttccaatgcaaaataaataaaaggtaACAAGGTTATTTGATCTATTTTATTCTTATGCATAAGtataaaacgacctacattagTTAGCAATCTAGAGCGGCGAATTTGCAGATGCATTAGCCCAACGTGCGGCTACAAGAGACTAAATGCACAGGTCGCATCTGAATCTGGTCACTCACAGCGAAGAACTTGGACATGATGTGGTCCCGGAAGAACCGGTCGGCGTAGGAGGCGTCGGATCCGAGGAGCATCAGGTCGGCGACCATCATGGCCCTCAGGTCCCCGGAGGCGTGGGCGGCGGGCGGACCCCCGGAGCAGGAGGGCGTGGTGAGCCAGTCCTCGAACGTGAGCAgcgcggcgacgaggaggagcggcAGCGCCGGGTTGGGCCAcgccgccatcgccggcgtGAAGAgcgggaagaggaggagggtaCGGAGGACTGGTCAGTGTTGGGGTTTGGATTTGGTGACTTTGGTCGCCGCCGGCCATGGAAGGGCAGTTGCTTGCTTAAGGGACTTTGGTCGCCGCCTGCCATGGTAGGGCTCGCGATGAGTTTTGACTTTTGACCGAGGCGTTATTAAATGGTGGTAGGCGGTAGCCGTTGAGGCGAACGATGGACGGTTGAGATCGGAAGCTACAACAAGAAGCGGCATCAGCTATgtgctttttattttttatttgcctCCAATTCTAAGAGCGGATTTGCTCAATCTCTCTCGGGTGTTTCTCCTCCCTCCAATACCTAATTTTGCACCTCACCATGTGCTTTTTAGATGTGTGCTTTGGTTGGCCCTTCTTTCTGCTCATACGACGGTGAACTTCGTTGATGAGTTAGTGTCAGGGTTTGGAGTTGGGAGTTAAAGGCCCGGGATTCATCATGTCCTCCAAGCTCAAAGGGATGGTAAGAGGGCTAACGAGGACATCTAAGCAACAGTCATCGAAGACATATTAATGTGGCGAAAATTGGTGGTAGAAGCTaccaaagacaaaaaaaaaaaaaaaaaggtggatGAAGCATTGGGAGGGCGTAGTGCAGAAGCTCTCTAGAGGAGATGAGGGAGGGAGTGAGGGCTCAGGCTTGTTGGCGTAGGAGAAGTTTATGAGACGGTGAcatcgggagcgggagcggtGGGTGGAGGAAAGTATTAGGGATAGTATCGAAAAATCAGGTGTCATCAACCTAGAAAACACTAGGTTGCTAGCTAGACCATACCAAATTAATAATAAGTAAAGTGAATGGAGAGAAAATGTAAACATTGAGCATCATaatgaataaaaataatataaagaaCCCAAAGTCAATAGCGTGAATGAAGTAGGGTGCATACCAATAAATATAGGAGGAAA
The sequence above is drawn from the Phragmites australis chromosome 10, lpPhrAust1.1, whole genome shotgun sequence genome and encodes:
- the LOC133930657 gene encoding uncharacterized protein LOC133930657, which encodes MAAWPNPALPLLLVAALLTFEDWLTTPSCSGGPPAAHASGDLRAMMVADLMLLGSDASYADRFFRDHIMSKFFANSIQTLKPDMMVVLGDISAKGSMVMEHKWISVIEQFEGILGRYTSLPLHIALGDKDVGTCATLEGKFVHRRAKHLPGLDSSGCGAFEISNVTFVSLNAVALLCGNNALRFGVEKFMERENHHFQSERVNEAEYYPLGCEKRESFTDISWRQNSMKSGSGPVILLHFPLHKFDGEVTGVPTFSEAIVSDYSSLSSSSKQSGASGRSPYDRLHTLPANSTQYILQALKPRIIFNAHAGSFSDFVHADGTQEVTVPAMTWKTRGVPGFVIATFDAKGAVTLRCCYLAQEWHVIMGYLSFLCLTALAVRWSH